The window ACAGTCATCAGCAATTTTGTTATCTACATTACTTCCTTGGAGAGCTGCCTGATTGCCAGGAAAACACTCGTCGCACGTGTCGTCTGATGCACTCTGGTAGTGTGTGTATTTCCTGAATGGCTGTTAGAGAACAACTCATTTGCATCATCCTTCACAAAGATGTCCCTCTCATAGTTATAAAACAGAGGGTCCTGAGAAGCAAAGAGATCAGGTGAACGGCATGTCTGTTGCTCATCAAAAGTTGCTGGAAAATAGTTACATGAATCCTTCGCGTCtccattcttttgtaaataagattCAACTTCATGATCATCATTGAAAGAAACTTTCCTTAATGTGTTTTCAAGCTGAATGGGAGATTTTGCAAAGCACCTACTAGATGAAGGATTAAGAGTTCTTGACAAGGAATTACTTTCTCCATGAATATGTGATGAATTGTCATTACAATAGCTGACTATATTTTCCTTCATAGCATTTAAAGCTGATTTGACTGATCTTGAATAACGTTTTCTTTTAGTTAAATGGATCGATGATCCAAGCACTGGAGAATATGAACCCGGCATAAAACTTGTTTGGCAATGGTTTTTTGAGTTTGTCCAATCCTGTCTACCATTATGCAGTGGTTCTAGACCAGCCTTGTCAAGCTCTCTGTCATCATAATTAGTGATATCCTCGAGAGGGTTCTGCATTCTTTCTTGGTCTCCCCATGCTGAGAGGTTATTTGCaattgaagaatcattcttaaAAATCTGGTCACAGTCATCTAATGACACCAAACCTCTATTGTTAAAGGATCCATGAACACCACTTAAATGCTGGAAGGTGTCTGGATGGCAGCTGTGACTACCATTACTAGGAAAATCCTCAAGTCCATCTAAATTTAAGGGAATAAATGCACCAGAGACTTCATTTCTCTGGCAAACAAAGCTACTTCTAGGACCACCATCTGGTGTATAATAGTCATTACTAATCAAAGACCCGAAGACAGTCGAATCGTTTTTTGCCTTCCATTCAGTGGAGTGTAGCACTTCCATAGTTCCTTCTGAGAGCCCTGAGGTAATACTCTGTTGAGCAGAAATTGAACATATCAGCTATAAAAGAGTGCTGTATACacagtaataaaatcaaacaGTTACTGTAATGCAAAATATGAGATACTATCCCAACAGCTCAGGTTACTGACATGAGGTTACCAGCAACATCAGCAACTTGGCAATTTAATATCTctaacaatctttatttttatgagctaattaaaacagttattttaatactttttactaATTTCAGTAATGAATACAATGTCATCCCTAACATCAATGGTTTCATATAGTAAAAGCTATTTCGTTAGGACATGATACCCAGTGAACAGAAGTGATTTGTAatggaaaataagcaaaattacaTAAAGTACAGGATTTCCAGCTGACAATAGGCTCATTCAATTGCCTAATAACAGTCAGCTTTACTATTTTCACAACAAATCATACTTTTAGgtacaaaataatttgttttcataaaagcACTTAGTTTAAAATAACTTGAAAGGTTCCACTaagtttacttttatcttttaaaacaacaacattcttttttatcattataaaaatgagAGTACTTTATATCATGTTCATACTTGGTTCATGAATGACAACTTCCCTTCAGATATTTCTTTTGGTACAGATGACATGCTGAAATGACTAATCATCTTTCAATTCACTGTAAATTctcaatcatcaaatataaataaaacatattaaagaAATACTCACTGGAAAACATGGATACATAGAGGGACCGCTTGAATTGTAACCCAAATTCAAAGGGAGAGCCATTAACGGTCTAGAAGAATAATTATGAGAAAGATTCATAAAAGGAGTCTCATTAAACCTGGTCAAGTTTGAAGTAGTATTCATGTCTGTCCCATTCACCGTAAGACTGTCTCTGGCCACACCTGCTCCATAATCGACTGAGTTCAATGCTGGCAGGTGTTGGGAATTCTGGTTTGGTTCTAATGCCTGTGATGGCTGGAAGTCATCCCCATACATCAACTGGTGCTTATTCTTTATGAGAGTTGCAATGTCATGTGGTTCACCTGTTCGTAACAAAATATCAGTAACTG of the Macrobrachium rosenbergii isolate ZJJX-2024 chromosome 16, ASM4041242v1, whole genome shotgun sequence genome contains:
- the LOC136847275 gene encoding uncharacterized protein isoform X1, whose amino-acid sequence is MDFQSFLTAVGDKKRCEGEELVPGRKFGVKYPSVRRRSPTDYVVGDGNDSLLSQDFNWEEHKPPVVPETENHDSSCNNLVDDFKVPKGRIPISNFKSRLEIQGLMHPDDWMNKSKKRRKAKETKGVTSKGEPHDIATLIKNKHQLMYGDDFQPSQALEPNQNSQHLPALNSVDYGAGVARDSLTVNGTDMNTTSNLTRFNETPFMNLSHNYSSRPLMALPLNLGYNSSGPSMYPCFPSITSGLSEGTMEVLHSTEWKAKNDSTVFGSLISNDYYTPDGGPRSSFVCQRNEVSGAFIPLNLDGLEDFPSNGSHSCHPDTFQHLSGVHGSFNNRGLVSLDDCDQIFKNDSSIANNLSAWGDQERMQNPLEDITNYDDRELDKAGLEPLHNGRQDWTNSKNHCQTSFMPGSYSPVLGSSIHLTKRKRYSRSVKSALNAMKENIVSYCNDNSSHIHGESNSLSRTLNPSSSRCFAKSPIQLENTLRKVSFNDDHEVESYLQKNGDAKDSCNYFPATFDEQQTCRSPDLFASQDPLFYNYERDIFVKDDANELFSNSHSGNTHTTRVHQTTRATSVFLAIRQLSKEVM
- the LOC136847275 gene encoding uncharacterized protein isoform X2; this encodes MLRGSIIFRDYVVGDGNDSLLSQDFNWEEHKPPVVPETENHDSSCNNLVDDFKVPKGRIPISNFKSRLEIQGLMHPDDWMNKSKKRRKAKETKGVTSKGEPHDIATLIKNKHQLMYGDDFQPSQALEPNQNSQHLPALNSVDYGAGVARDSLTVNGTDMNTTSNLTRFNETPFMNLSHNYSSRPLMALPLNLGYNSSGPSMYPCFPSITSGLSEGTMEVLHSTEWKAKNDSTVFGSLISNDYYTPDGGPRSSFVCQRNEVSGAFIPLNLDGLEDFPSNGSHSCHPDTFQHLSGVHGSFNNRGLVSLDDCDQIFKNDSSIANNLSAWGDQERMQNPLEDITNYDDRELDKAGLEPLHNGRQDWTNSKNHCQTSFMPGSYSPVLGSSIHLTKRKRYSRSVKSALNAMKENIVSYCNDNSSHIHGESNSLSRTLNPSSSRCFAKSPIQLENTLRKVSFNDDHEVESYLQKNGDAKDSCNYFPATFDEQQTCRSPDLFASQDPLFYNYERDIFVKDDANELFSNSHSGNTHTTRVHQTTRATSVFLAIRQLSKEVM